The Rhizobium leguminosarum genome includes a region encoding these proteins:
- a CDS encoding acetyl-CoA carboxylase carboxyltransferase subunit alpha, whose translation MHNYLDFEKPISDLEGKIIELKKLATEDESIDTTDEIGRLEVRVRDAIVEIYSKLNPWQKTQVARHPQRPHFIDYAKTLFQEFTPLAGDRKFSEDAAIQAGLARFRGQPVAVIGQEKGSDTKSRIKHNFGSPRPEGYRKAIRILEMADRFGLPVISLVDTAGAYPGVGAEERGQAEAIARSTEMCLGVKVPLVSVVIGEGGSGGAIAIATGNKVYMLEHSIYSVISPEGAASILWRDSTRAREAATNMKITAEDLKSLGVIDGIISEPLGGAHRDPDSVIAATGDVIASALAEMASRSGEQLRNDRRQKFLAMGRNL comes from the coding sequence ATGCACAATTATCTCGACTTCGAAAAGCCGATCTCCGACCTCGAAGGCAAGATCATCGAGCTGAAGAAGCTCGCAACGGAAGACGAGAGCATCGACACCACCGATGAGATCGGCAGGCTGGAGGTTCGCGTCCGCGACGCGATCGTCGAAATCTATTCCAAGCTCAATCCCTGGCAGAAGACGCAGGTCGCCCGCCATCCGCAGCGACCGCATTTCATCGATTACGCCAAGACCCTGTTCCAGGAATTCACGCCGCTTGCCGGCGACCGCAAATTTTCCGAGGATGCCGCGATCCAGGCGGGCCTTGCCCGTTTCCGCGGCCAACCCGTCGCCGTCATCGGCCAGGAAAAGGGCAGCGACACCAAGAGCCGCATCAAGCACAATTTCGGCAGCCCCCGTCCGGAAGGCTACCGAAAGGCGATCCGCATCCTTGAAATGGCCGATCGTTTCGGCCTGCCGGTGATTTCGCTGGTGGATACGGCAGGCGCCTATCCCGGCGTCGGCGCCGAAGAGCGCGGCCAGGCCGAGGCGATCGCCCGCTCGACGGAAATGTGTCTCGGCGTCAAGGTTCCACTGGTCTCCGTCGTCATCGGCGAAGGCGGCTCGGGCGGCGCCATCGCCATCGCCACCGGCAACAAGGTCTACATGCTCGAGCATTCGATCTACAGCGTCATCTCGCCGGAAGGGGCCGCCTCCATCCTCTGGCGCGATTCCACCCGCGCCCGGGAAGCGGCGACCAACATGAAGATCACCGCCGAGGACCTGAAATCGCTCGGCGTCATCGACGGCATCATTTCCGAGCCGCTCGGCGGCGCACATCGCGATCCCGACAGCGTGATAGCAGCAACCGGTGACGTGATCGCCAGTGCTCTGGCCGAAATGGCGTCCCGCTCGGGCGAGCAGCTGCGCAACGATCGCCGCCAGAAATTCCTCGCCATGGGCCGCAATCTCTAA
- a CDS encoding sulfurtransferase TusA family protein, with translation MNPVLYDLRGLKCPLPVIKTRKKLAALASGTLIRVDTTDPLAVIDMPHFCNEDGHELVETEKTESGHRFLIRKR, from the coding sequence TTGAACCCCGTTCTCTACGATCTTCGCGGCCTGAAATGCCCACTCCCCGTGATCAAGACACGCAAGAAGCTCGCCGCCTTGGCGAGCGGCACGCTCATTCGCGTCGACACCACCGATCCGCTAGCCGTGATCGATATGCCGCACTTCTGCAATGAGGACGGCCACGAGCTGGTCGAAACGGAAAAGACCGAAAGCGGCCACCGTTTCCTGATCCGCAAGCGCTGA
- a CDS encoding shikimate kinase encodes MSEPLLTVADSLKDRARAALGSRNLILVGLMGAGKSSVGRIVASQLAIPFIDSDLEIERVSRMTIAELFAAYGEQEFRALEARVIKRLLKSGPRVVSTGGGAFINDRTRKHIKKGGLSVWLKADLDVLWDRVAKRDTRPLLKTENPKQTLEGLMNARYPIYAQADLTVLSRDVRKEIMADEVLKAVIEAQKESAAS; translated from the coding sequence ATGAGTGAACCACTGCTGACCGTTGCTGACAGCTTGAAAGACAGAGCTCGCGCCGCGCTCGGTTCACGCAATCTCATCCTTGTCGGCCTGATGGGCGCCGGCAAATCCTCTGTCGGGCGCATCGTCGCCAGCCAGCTCGCCATTCCCTTCATCGACAGTGATCTCGAGATCGAGCGGGTTTCGCGCATGACGATCGCCGAGCTTTTCGCCGCCTATGGCGAGCAGGAGTTCCGGGCGCTGGAAGCGCGGGTGATCAAGCGGCTGCTGAAGAGCGGGCCGCGCGTCGTCTCCACCGGAGGCGGCGCCTTCATCAACGACCGGACGCGCAAGCATATCAAGAAGGGCGGCCTTTCCGTCTGGCTGAAGGCCGATCTCGACGTGCTCTGGGACCGGGTCGCCAAGCGCGATACGCGGCCGCTGCTCAAGACCGAAAATCCGAAGCAGACGCTCGAGGGCCTGATGAATGCGCGTTATCCGATCTATGCGCAGGCCGATCTGACCGTGCTCTCGCGCGACGTGCGCAAGGAAATCATGGCCGACGAGGTCTTAAAGGCCGTGATCGAAGCTCAGAAGGAAAGTGCAGCGTCATGA
- the xerD gene encoding site-specific tyrosine recombinase XerD, which yields MVDLGRVHVESFLEMMSAERGAAANTLQSYESDLDDVRTFLKERSIRLTEAASADLAAYLSSLARKGFKPSSQARRLAAMRQFYKFLYAEGLRTDDPTGILDAPKKGRPLPKTMGVEEVGRLLSQAEAEAEDASPGQLQRLRMLALLELLYATGMRVSELVSLPARVLDQEGRFLMIRGKGNKERLVPLSHSAISALKSYGRLLAAENAAVKEQQESPWLFPSASKEGYLPRQVFARDLKNLAIRAGLTPSLISPHVMRHAFASHLLANGADLRVVQELLGHSDISTTQIYTHVLEERLQQLVQTHHPLAKQAKKHE from the coding sequence ATGGTGGATCTCGGCCGCGTCCATGTGGAATCCTTCCTGGAGATGATGAGCGCCGAGCGGGGTGCTGCCGCCAATACGCTGCAATCCTATGAAAGCGATCTCGACGACGTCCGCACCTTCCTGAAGGAGCGCAGCATACGGCTCACCGAAGCCGCCTCCGCCGATCTCGCCGCCTATCTCTCCTCGCTCGCCCGAAAGGGCTTCAAACCCTCGTCCCAGGCGCGCCGGCTTGCCGCCATGCGGCAATTCTACAAGTTCCTCTACGCCGAGGGACTTAGGACCGACGACCCCACCGGCATACTCGACGCGCCGAAGAAGGGCCGTCCGCTGCCGAAGACGATGGGCGTCGAAGAGGTCGGCAGGCTGCTTTCGCAGGCAGAGGCCGAGGCGGAGGATGCAAGCCCGGGCCAGCTGCAGCGCCTGCGCATGCTGGCACTGCTGGAACTGCTCTATGCCACCGGAATGCGGGTCAGCGAACTCGTCTCGCTTCCCGCCCGCGTGCTCGATCAGGAAGGCCGTTTCCTGATGATCCGCGGCAAGGGCAACAAGGAGCGGCTGGTGCCGCTGTCGCATTCGGCGATATCAGCCCTGAAATCCTATGGCCGCCTGCTGGCGGCCGAAAATGCAGCCGTGAAGGAACAGCAGGAAAGCCCATGGCTGTTTCCCTCCGCCTCGAAGGAGGGATACCTGCCCCGGCAGGTCTTCGCCCGCGACCTCAAGAACCTGGCGATCCGCGCCGGCCTGACGCCGTCGCTGATCTCGCCGCATGTCATGCGCCACGCCTTTGCCAGCCACCTGCTGGCCAACGGCGCCGATCTGCGCGTCGTACAGGAACTCCTCGGCCATTCGGACATTTCGACCACACAGATCTACACACATGTCCTCGAAGAGAGGCTGCAGCAGCTTGTCCAGACGCATCACCCCCTTGCCAAACAGGCGAAAAAGCACGAATAG
- a CDS encoding L,D-transpeptidase family protein codes for MRIRHFAYISLIALALSGCNDALETAQVDLSKVKNKVEQPLPSHILAQMSAKGMDRNSPIMIRIFKEEGAMEIWKAKTDNRFDKIADYKICAWSGRLGPKVKTGDRQAPEGFYDLTRANLNPNSKYYLAINTGFPNRYDAANGRTGSDLMIHGACSSSGCYSMTDQQVLEIYAFARDAFKGGQSTVQLQAFPFRMTAENMVKHRLDSNYDFWKMLKVGYDNFEVTKRPPEVNVCEKKYVFNQQATDGGAFNAAGKCPVMSTPPALTAALASYGKTYDADYAKAMRKFDGMAWYDPTEAERKAVVAKLRKGRELAYAPTGTSLEAGRMVKVAELEDLMAKRTAQGLAAKTAPGATPAAPAQPQATAVAAATPAVVPVPMQNPLAFTAPEPQETADATAKKPFWKFWARN; via the coding sequence ATGCGCATACGTCATTTTGCCTATATTTCCCTCATAGCGCTGGCTCTGTCCGGCTGCAATGACGCGTTGGAAACCGCGCAGGTCGATCTTTCCAAGGTCAAGAACAAGGTCGAGCAGCCGCTTCCCAGCCATATCCTCGCGCAGATGTCCGCCAAGGGCATGGACCGCAATTCGCCGATCATGATCCGCATCTTCAAGGAAGAAGGTGCCATGGAGATCTGGAAGGCGAAGACCGACAACCGTTTCGACAAGATCGCCGACTATAAGATCTGCGCCTGGTCCGGCCGTCTCGGCCCGAAGGTAAAGACCGGCGACCGGCAGGCGCCGGAAGGTTTCTACGACCTGACGCGCGCCAACCTGAACCCCAATTCGAAATATTATCTGGCGATCAACACCGGCTTCCCGAACCGCTACGACGCGGCGAACGGCCGTACCGGCTCCGATCTGATGATCCACGGCGCCTGCTCGTCTTCCGGCTGCTATTCGATGACCGACCAGCAGGTGCTGGAGATCTACGCCTTCGCCCGCGACGCCTTCAAGGGCGGCCAGTCGACCGTGCAGCTGCAGGCCTTCCCCTTCCGCATGACGGCGGAAAACATGGTCAAGCATCGCCTCGACAGCAATTACGACTTCTGGAAGATGCTGAAGGTCGGCTACGACAATTTCGAAGTGACGAAGCGCCCGCCCGAGGTGAATGTCTGCGAGAAGAAATACGTCTTCAATCAGCAGGCAACCGACGGCGGCGCCTTCAATGCCGCCGGCAAGTGCCCTGTTATGTCGACGCCGCCGGCACTGACGGCAGCTCTCGCCTCCTACGGCAAGACCTACGATGCCGATTATGCCAAGGCGATGAGAAAATTTGACGGCATGGCCTGGTACGATCCCACGGAAGCCGAGCGTAAGGCCGTGGTCGCCAAGCTGCGCAAGGGCCGCGAACTTGCTTACGCTCCGACCGGCACGTCTCTGGAAGCCGGCCGCATGGTCAAGGTCGCCGAACTCGAAGACCTGATGGCCAAGCGCACCGCGCAGGGCCTCGCCGCCAAGACCGCGCCAGGCGCCACGCCTGCAGCACCCGCCCAGCCGCAGGCAACGGCCGTCGCTGCCGCGACGCCCGCGGTCGTGCCGGTGCCGATGCAGAATCCGCTGGCCTTTACCGCGCCCGAACCGCAGGAAACGGCAGACGCCACGGCAAAGAAGCCGTTCTGGAAATTCTGGGCGAGGAACTGA